A genomic window from Triticum urartu cultivar G1812 chromosome 7, Tu2.1, whole genome shotgun sequence includes:
- the LOC125523723 gene encoding uncharacterized protein LOC125523723, which yields MVHLRFTGASDSRSSRSRETIGDVIHGKAITTKLSLPKIRTIIKKLTPRQRDLVRARGFGTMLDINCSQLPRDLGVRLAIWFDCDSRTVNVPNVGSFEINPFTVHQILGIPLGGRLIDKIATSEARRVIAEDTGIHSTGPSISHLMKLLSDDLPDEKFLRIFMLILLSTFLCPTSHSCASPDYFNGIVETDDIASYDWCSFALDWLVEKIRQFQISLSKPTMKGKEQSISLGGCLMIPLVMFFDYLDLKGTKIRNCIPRLPAWDDKAISAFDNINFAQLKFKDITKTCFMEKPSCTPSSHSLPNGVAQFIDGLIPSDDDFRAKMKEMCAEFYKTSMDACLNALQPVLAKQMCTMVETIQNQVNNRASSSSAPPVNELTCKECNSQKCTMRDGVSATALQTVIDAEFHNPSVGPALGTVESTGGGDIFHYDPTDEDVVNVLLQLGHHGGSVMRDTPFGALVADQAVAMSSEQDFGTEDPPSAGTEGGHPESNQISAAECSRASKRHIDLAAYIDSESESSRPLKIQKTRNSACGDK from the exons ATGGTGCATCTAAGATTTACTGGTGCGTCCGATAGTCGCTCAAGCAGATCACGAGAGACTATAGGTGATGTGATACATGGCAAG GCCATCACCACGAAGTTATCTCTTCCAAAAATCCGGACTATCATTAAGAAGTTGACTCCTAGACAGAGGGACTTGGTCAGGGCTCGCGGATTTGGAACAATGCTGGATATTAATTGCTCTCAGTTGCCAAGGGATTTGGGAGTTCGCCTAGCGATCTGGTTTGATTGTGACAGTCGAActgtaaatgttccaaatgttggCAGCTTTGAGATAAACCCTTTCACAGTCCACCAGATTCTTGGCATACCGTTGGGTGGCCGGTTAATTGACAAGATAGCAACAAGTGAGGCCAGGAGGGTCATTGCTGAAGACACCGGAATACATTCTACTGGGCCTAGCATTTCACACTTGATGAAGTTATTGTCCGATGACCTCCCTGATGAGAAGTTCCTTAGAATCTTCATGCTCATTTTATTGTCAACCTTCCTGTGTCCAACCAGCCACTCCTGTGCGAGCCCAGACTACTTCAATGGCATTGTTGAGACTGATGATATCGCCAGCTATGACTGGTGCAGCTTTGCATTAGACTGGTTAGTGGAAAAGATCAGACAGTTTCAGATCTCCTTGTCCAAGCCAACCATGAAAGGTAAAGAGCAGTCTATCTCTCTTGGAGGATGCTTGATGATTCCTTTG GTAATGTTCTTTGATTATCTCGATCTAAAAGGAACAAAGATTCGCAACTGCATCCCACGGTTACCAGCTTGGGATGATAAAGCCATCAGCGCGTTTGACAATATAAATTTTGCACAACTAAAG TTCAAAGACATAACTAAAACATGTTTCATGGAAAAGCCATCATGTACTCCATCGTCTCATTCTTTGCCAAATGGAGTTGCTCAGTTCATCGACGGACTTATCCCATCTGATGATGAT TTCAGGGCAAAGATGAAGGAGATGTGCGCCGAATTTTACAAGACGTCAATGGATGCATGCCTTAATGCACTACAGCCTGTCCTTGCAAAGCAGATGTGCACAATGGTTGAAACTATTCAGAACCAGGTCAATAACAGAGCTTCATCATCTTCAGCACCACCAGTCAATGAACTCACCTGCAAGGAATGTAACTCACAGAAATGCACAATGCGGGATGGTGTATCCGCCACAGCGCTCCAAACAGTTATAGATGCAGAGTTTCACAATCCTTCAGTGGGTCCAGCACTGGGTACGGTAGAGAGCACTGGTGGTGGTGATATATTTCATTACGACCCAACTGATGAAGATGTGGTTAATGTCCTGCTGCAATTAGGCCACCATGGAGGATCTGTTATGAGGGATACACCTTTTGGTGCCCTCGTCGCTGACCAAGCTGTTGCCATGTCAagtgaacaagattttggtacggAGGATCCGCCGTCAGCTGGTACTGAAGGTGGACACCCAGAAAGCAATCAAATTTCTGCTGCTGAATGCTCCAGGGCCTCCAAGAGGCACATTGACCTCGCTGCTTACATTGATTCTGAATCTGAATCCTCTAGGCCCCTGAAAATTCAGAAAACCAGAAATTCAGCTTGCGGAGACAAATAG